In the Acidobacteriota bacterium genome, GTACAGCTTGTGGCCGGCAACCGATAACAGATCGACACCAAGATCGTTCACATCCACCGGCATCTTTCCGACCGCCTGGGCAGCGTCGACATGGAGCACCACACGCTGGTCGCGGCAGAGTTCCGATACTTCCGCCACCGGTTGCAGCGTTCCGACTTCGTTGTTGGCCAACATCAGTGATACCAGCACGGTGTCGTCACGCAAGGCGGCCCTCACGTTCTCGGGATCGACCAGGCCGAACCGATCGACCCCGACGATCGTGAGAGTGATCCGGCCCTCCATCTCGAGGGCCAGCACCACCTCGAGCACCGCAGGATGCTCAATGGCAGACGTAATGACATGGCCACCCCCGCGAGCTTCGACCAGGCCACGGATAGCCAGGTTGTTCGATTCCGAGCCACCCGAGGTGAAAACCATTTCGGATGGTCGGCAGGCGAGACATTCTGCGACCTGTTCGCGAGCACTCTCGAGTGCTGCCTTTGCTCTGCGCCCTTCAGCGTGGGTCGAGGAGGGGTTTCCGTGACCACCGGAAAGAAACGGCCCCATGGCTTCGGCCACTCGAGGATCGATCGGTGTGGTCGCGTTGTAGTCGAGGTAGATGAAGCTCACGTTGAGAGTGTAGCCTGTCGCGAGTTCGCCCAACGAAATCCGATCCCCATCCCGATTCCAACGTTGAATTCCATTCTCGAGAGCGGGAGCGGGATCGGGTTCGGGATCTTCATTATCGCCCTGCTGCGACCGATGCGTTGCAGATCACAGACAACACCGCTACCATGCCGTGGCGCACCAGCTAACGGTGCGCACACCACGCCAAAAAACTCCGCTGGAGGTCCATCATGGCCAATGGAATCGTCCCCGTCCCACCGCCAGTCAACGATCCGATCCGATCCTATGCCCCCGGCTCACCAGAAAAGGCCTCTCTCAAGGCCAAGATTGAAGAAATGCTGAGCCAGGAGATCGAGATCCCGCTGATCATCGGCGGCAAGGAGGTGCGCACCGGCGACACGGCCACTGCCGTATGCCCGCACGATCACAAGCACGTGCTCGGTACCTACCACAAGGCCGGTGAAAAAGAGGTCCAGATGGCCATCGAGGCCGCGGCCGAGGCCTGGAAGGAGTGGTCGGAGACCCCGTGGGAACACCGCGCGGCGGTGATGCTCAAGGCCGCTGAGTTGCTGCAGGGGCCGTGGCGTGACCGGCTCAACGCCGCCTGTATGCTCAATCAATCGAAAAATGTCTTCCAGGCGGAGATCGATTCCGCCTGCGAGCTGGTGGATTTCTGGCGCTTCAACCCCTACTACATGCGCTTCATTTTTGAACAGCAGCCGGAGTCGATGCTCGGCCACTGGGACCAGGTCGAGTACCGGGCGTTGGAGGGATTCGTCTTCGCCGTCACGCCTTTCAACTTCGCCTCTATCGCCGGCAACCTACCGACAGCGCCCGCGTTGATGGGCAACACGGTGCTCTGGAAGCCGGCCTCGTCGGCGGTCTTCACTGGGTGGCACCTGATGAAGCTGATGGAGGCCGCCGGCTTCCCGCCCGGGGTCATCAATTTTGTTCCGGGCTCCGGCGGTCAGGTCGGTAACCCGGTGATGGCGAGCCCGCATCTGGCCGGCATCCACTTCACCGGATCCACGCCGGTCTTCCAGGGCATGTGGAAGTCGATCGGCGACAATATCGCCAACTACCGAACCTACCCACGTATCGTAGGCGAGACCGGAGGCAAAGATTTCATCTTCGCCCACGCATCCGCCGACCTCGAGGCTCTGGCCACCGCCATGGTGCGCGGCGCCTTCGAGTACCAGGGCCAGAAGTGCTCGGCCGCCTCGCGCGCCTACATTCCGAGATCGATCTGGCCGCAGGTCAAGGAGCTCACAGTCGGACAGATCTCCGAGATCAAGGTAGGCCCACCGACCGATTTTAGGAATTTCTTCAACGCGGTCATCGACGCCGGCGCCTTCCGTGACATCGCCGCTTACGTCCAGCACGCCATCGACTCGCCCGATGCCGAGATCCTGTGCGGCGGCGAGTGGGACGACTCCGAGGGCTACTACATCCAGCCGACTGTGGTCGAGACCACCGACCCGCATTTCAAGCTCATGGAGGAAGAGATCTTCGGACCGGTGCTGACGGTCTATGTCTACGAAGACGACGATCTCGACGCCACGCTCAAGCTCTGCGACACGACCTCTCCGTACGCGCTCACCGGCGCCATCTTCGCCGACGACCGTTCTACGATCGTCAAGATGACCGACCGCCTGCGTCACGCCGCCGGCAACTTCTACATCAACGACAAGCCGACCGGCGCCGTCGTTGGCCAGCAGCCCTTCGGCGGCTCCCGCGCCTCCGGCACCAACGACAAGGCGGGCTCCTACCTCAACCTGATCCGCTGGACCTCGCAACGCACGATCAAGGAGAACTTCGTGCCGCCAAAGCACTTCTCGTATCCGTTTATGGGGGAGGAGTGAAACAAGAATTAGGAATGAGGAGTGAGGAACTCGGAATTGCCGCCCGTCCGGTTCCCAGCGGGTAGGAATCGCCGCAACCTGGCCTAAGGAATCCAATGTGACCAGGCGGTGAGGTTGCCCAACTCGAAACCGTCGGCGAAGAGCAGGGTGCGGATGAAATATTCGCCGAAGGCGTAGGGCCCGTAACCGACGGCAACGGAGTCGACGACTGTGTCCGAACTCGTGTCGAGGATCTCCACCGCGTCGGCGGGTGTGTCGACAACATAGAGACGATCACCCAACGGGTGGCCAGAAAGACCGTGCGGTAACCAGAAACCGGGGATCACCTGCGTCTGGGATCCGGTCACGGAGTCTACCACTGCCACCCCGCTGATCGGGACTGAGACGCTCAACCTCTGAAGGCTCACGTAAAGCGTGCCGCCATCCGGGTGTATCGCCAGCGCCGCCGGGAAGTCGGGATCGATGGTGATGCCCTTGGGTTTCGCCTGGACGGGGATTGTGTTGGTGGCAGTCCCGGTCGCGACGTCGAGCACCGACACGTTCGATCCCACGTAGCTCGAAACGTAGACAGTCGAACTGTCCGGGTGCGCCAAAACCCCGTACGGCTCCACGTTCACATCGAGAGGGATCGCGCCCGTCACCGTGAAGGTGGCGGTGTCGATGACCGACACC is a window encoding:
- a CDS encoding cysteine desulfurase gives rise to the protein MSFIYLDYNATTPIDPRVAEAMGPFLSGGHGNPSSTHAEGRRAKAALESAREQVAECLACRPSEMVFTSGGSESNNLAIRGLVEARGGGHVITSAIEHPAVLEVVLALEMEGRITLTIVGVDRFGLVDPENVRAALRDDTVLVSLMLANNEVGTLQPVAEVSELCRDQRVVLHVDAAQAVGKMPVDVNDLGVDLLSVAGHKLYAPKGVGALFIREGLRIEPQIRGAGHENGRRAGTESVLLAIGLGTACELARREAAAERDRMADLRDRLVERLREGRGDIVEHGHPEYRLPNTSSVGFPGSLAEEMLESLADDLAASAGAACHAGSATVSHVLQAMGVDPELAAATIRFSVGRFTTDEEIDYAAEMILKRLNVSR
- a CDS encoding beta-propeller fold lactonase family protein, giving the protein MAVGKRPSGLAVLRDGSKVFVANSEADTVSVIDTATFTVTGAIPLDVNVEPYGVLAHPDSSTVYVSSYVGSNVSVLDVATGTATNTIPVQAKPKGITIDPDFPAALAIHPDGGTLYVSLQRLSVSVPISGVAVVDSVTGSQTQVIPGFWLPHGLSGHPLGDRLYVVDTPADAVEILDTSSDTVVDSVAVGYGPYAFGEYFIRTLLFADGFELGNLTAWSHWIP
- the pruA gene encoding L-glutamate gamma-semialdehyde dehydrogenase, whose product is MANGIVPVPPPVNDPIRSYAPGSPEKASLKAKIEEMLSQEIEIPLIIGGKEVRTGDTATAVCPHDHKHVLGTYHKAGEKEVQMAIEAAAEAWKEWSETPWEHRAAVMLKAAELLQGPWRDRLNAACMLNQSKNVFQAEIDSACELVDFWRFNPYYMRFIFEQQPESMLGHWDQVEYRALEGFVFAVTPFNFASIAGNLPTAPALMGNTVLWKPASSAVFTGWHLMKLMEAAGFPPGVINFVPGSGGQVGNPVMASPHLAGIHFTGSTPVFQGMWKSIGDNIANYRTYPRIVGETGGKDFIFAHASADLEALATAMVRGAFEYQGQKCSAASRAYIPRSIWPQVKELTVGQISEIKVGPPTDFRNFFNAVIDAGAFRDIAAYVQHAIDSPDAEILCGGEWDDSEGYYIQPTVVETTDPHFKLMEEEIFGPVLTVYVYEDDDLDATLKLCDTTSPYALTGAIFADDRSTIVKMTDRLRHAAGNFYINDKPTGAVVGQQPFGGSRASGTNDKAGSYLNLIRWTSQRTIKENFVPPKHFSYPFMGEE